One uncultured Pseudodesulfovibrio sp. genomic window carries:
- a CDS encoding 4Fe-4S dicluster domain-containing protein — MKKQYAFLVDTERCIGCFTCAMACRNYYHQVEGVVWRQVHPLSEEIYPHRERAFLSLSCNHCENPACLNVCPVEAYTKREEDGVVVHHQEKCIGCGNCIRSCPYGAPKYNPVEKRAEKCSLCHERLDAGLNPACVQACPTDALQLIDLAEFERTNEVQYPAGYPRMEGLNPSTRFILPKTPKMVRR; from the coding sequence ATGAAAAAGCAATACGCGTTTCTGGTCGATACCGAGCGGTGCATAGGCTGCTTCACCTGCGCCATGGCCTGCCGCAACTACTACCATCAGGTGGAGGGCGTGGTCTGGCGTCAGGTCCATCCTCTCAGCGAGGAGATCTATCCCCATCGCGAGCGGGCCTTTCTGTCGCTTTCCTGCAACCACTGTGAAAACCCGGCGTGTCTGAACGTCTGCCCGGTGGAGGCGTACACCAAGCGGGAAGAGGACGGCGTGGTCGTCCATCATCAGGAGAAGTGCATCGGCTGCGGCAACTGCATCCGCTCCTGCCCCTACGGCGCGCCCAAGTACAACCCGGTGGAGAAGCGGGCCGAGAAGTGCAGCCTGTGTCATGAACGGCTGGATGCGGGGCTGAACCCCGCCTGCGTGCAGGCATGTCCCACGGACGCCCTGCAGCTCATCGACCTGGCCGAGTTCGAGCGGACCAACGAGGTCCAGTACCCGGCGGGCTACCCCCGGATGGAGGGACTCAACCCGTCCACCCGGTTCATCCTGCCCAAAACCCCGAAGATGGTCAGGAGGTAG
- a CDS encoding DmsC/YnfH family molybdoenzyme membrane anchor subunit: MQSMELPLVLFTTFSQAAIGLTVMRVVRTTADGTADNDARREWGLIAGLMIFAMLGSLFHLGHPLAAPTALKHLGTAWLSREVLFAGLFTAVTVLAVLMAGVTGRPLLAWIGTLLGLGVIVSAGMTYAPPALPALNNALPFTFFLISAVILGAGFGSWFADGGRAALMARIFTTALVVGLVLNLAAPCVWLSGSTVMRMTGEAWLGSGFYWAHVLILAGCLGVVWKTMVIPVWLPVLALLGELAGRAGFFADTIHTAANMGGLY, encoded by the coding sequence ATGCAGTCCATGGAACTCCCGCTTGTTTTGTTCACAACATTCTCCCAGGCGGCCATCGGCCTGACCGTGATGCGCGTGGTGCGCACCACGGCAGACGGGACCGCCGACAACGACGCCCGCCGCGAATGGGGGCTTATTGCCGGGCTGATGATTTTCGCCATGCTCGGTTCCCTGTTCCATCTGGGCCATCCGCTGGCCGCTCCCACGGCGCTCAAGCACCTGGGCACGGCCTGGCTGAGCCGCGAAGTCCTGTTCGCCGGGCTGTTCACCGCCGTGACCGTGCTGGCCGTGCTCATGGCCGGTGTCACGGGCAGGCCGCTCCTGGCCTGGATCGGCACGCTGCTGGGACTGGGCGTCATCGTGTCCGCGGGCATGACCTACGCGCCCCCGGCCCTGCCCGCCCTGAACAACGCCCTGCCGTTCACCTTCTTCCTGATTTCGGCCGTGATTCTCGGCGCGGGGTTCGGCAGTTGGTTCGCGGACGGCGGCCGTGCGGCGCTCATGGCCCGCATCTTCACCACGGCCCTGGTGGTCGGCCTGGTCCTGAACCTGGCCGCTCCCTGTGTCTGGCTGTCCGGCAGCACGGTCATGCGCATGACCGGCGAGGCCTGGCTGGGCTCCGGTTTCTACTGGGCGCATGTGCTCATCCTGGCCGGATGTCTGGGTGTGGTCTGGAAGACCATGGTCATACCGGTCTGGTTGCCTGTGCTCGCTCTGCTGGGCGAACTGGCCGGCCGCGCAGGGTTCTTCGCCGATACGATCCATACCGCCGCCAACATGGGCGGATTGTACTAG
- a CDS encoding sigma 54-interacting transcriptional regulator produces MDYSNWKQFIEGKRLKNKNVDQALLASWQRCKDMAVDPAPRSCWDFLPMNQLEQFTTTLEKICGEIESTAYDAIKGKGLLITIANADARVARTCGDLDVLREADRLNFGPGANWSEACVGTNAIGTALATGRPMQVFASEHFCESHHSWNCTAAPILDPRGNVWGCFDISGPTWSDHSESMDLVLHAARALEQNLSRLYCSELEGQMASLFSSMFNSVMTGVLFLNKSGRITSANNTAELLLCKSGDALRGRKAEELFDMSPYLAQAKNASLCEPVIVKCLINPNLYIRVMPTFSASGAWLDTIVTVSETQRSRQFATGQRPSNRQQTDTKEVKGFDHVLHASQSMRQVIRQAANAARTPSTVLLTGESGTGKELFARGIHQSGPRAKHPFVAVNCGAFSEELVQSELFGYREGAFTGAVKRGRVGKFQKADKGVLFLDEVSEMPLSQQVNLLRALEERAIVPVGGTSPLPVDVKILAATNKNLRELVDQGRFREDLFYRLNVVTIAIPPLRERGNDVSLLADYHLRRLCDSFGIDCPQIGPEARDLLVAHDWPGNVRELINCLEYAANNLSGDWLLPEHLPHYLLERTCGRAVESGSLCRSKGFLLKQREANAIREALDFHEGNISKTAKALGIGRNTLYAKMERYDIQA; encoded by the coding sequence GTGGACTATTCGAACTGGAAGCAGTTCATCGAGGGGAAACGACTGAAAAACAAGAACGTGGACCAGGCTCTGTTGGCTTCCTGGCAACGCTGCAAGGACATGGCCGTTGATCCGGCCCCCCGCAGCTGCTGGGACTTCCTGCCCATGAACCAGTTGGAACAGTTCACCACAACCCTGGAAAAAATCTGCGGCGAGATCGAGTCCACGGCCTACGACGCCATCAAGGGCAAGGGATTGCTGATCACCATCGCCAACGCCGACGCCCGCGTGGCCCGAACCTGCGGCGACCTGGACGTCCTGCGCGAGGCGGATCGCCTGAATTTCGGCCCCGGCGCCAACTGGTCCGAGGCCTGTGTGGGCACCAACGCCATCGGCACGGCCCTGGCCACGGGCCGCCCCATGCAGGTGTTCGCGTCGGAACATTTCTGCGAGTCCCACCACAGTTGGAACTGCACCGCCGCGCCCATCCTGGACCCGCGCGGCAACGTATGGGGCTGCTTCGACATCTCCGGGCCCACATGGTCCGACCACTCCGAGTCCATGGATCTGGTCCTGCACGCGGCCCGCGCTCTGGAGCAGAACCTGAGCCGGCTCTATTGTTCGGAGCTGGAAGGCCAGATGGCCTCCCTGTTCTCCTCCATGTTCAACTCGGTCATGACCGGCGTGCTGTTTCTGAACAAGTCGGGCCGGATCACCAGCGCCAACAACACCGCCGAGCTGCTCCTGTGCAAATCCGGCGATGCCCTGCGCGGGCGCAAGGCCGAGGAACTCTTCGACATGAGCCCTTATCTGGCCCAGGCCAAGAACGCCTCCCTGTGCGAACCGGTCATCGTCAAGTGCCTGATCAACCCGAACCTGTACATCCGGGTCATGCCGACCTTCAGCGCCAGCGGCGCGTGGCTGGACACCATCGTCACGGTCAGCGAGACCCAGCGCTCCCGGCAGTTCGCGACCGGACAACGCCCCTCCAACCGCCAGCAGACGGATACCAAAGAGGTAAAAGGGTTCGACCACGTGCTCCACGCGAGCCAATCCATGCGCCAGGTCATCCGCCAGGCGGCCAACGCAGCCCGGACGCCGTCCACCGTGCTGTTGACCGGCGAGTCCGGCACCGGCAAGGAACTGTTCGCCCGGGGCATCCACCAATCGGGCCCCAGGGCCAAGCATCCGTTCGTGGCCGTGAACTGCGGCGCGTTCTCCGAAGAGCTGGTCCAGAGCGAGCTGTTCGGCTACCGCGAGGGCGCCTTCACCGGAGCGGTCAAACGCGGCCGGGTGGGCAAATTCCAGAAGGCGGACAAAGGCGTCCTCTTCCTGGACGAGGTCTCCGAAATGCCCCTGTCCCAGCAGGTCAACCTGCTCAGGGCGCTGGAGGAACGGGCCATCGTCCCGGTGGGCGGGACCAGCCCCCTGCCCGTGGACGTGAAGATTCTGGCGGCCACCAACAAGAACCTGCGGGAACTGGTGGATCAGGGCCGCTTCCGCGAAGATCTCTTCTACCGCCTGAACGTGGTGACCATCGCCATCCCGCCGCTGCGGGAGCGCGGCAACGACGTGTCGCTGCTGGCCGATTATCATCTGCGCAGGCTATGCGACTCGTTCGGCATCGACTGCCCCCAGATCGGCCCGGAGGCCAGGGATCTGCTGGTGGCCCATGACTGGCCCGGCAACGTCCGCGAGCTGATCAACTGCCTGGAATACGCGGCCAACAACCTGTCGGGCGACTGGCTTTTGCCCGAACACCTGCCCCACTACCTCCTGGAGCGTACCTGCGGCAGGGCCGTGGAATCGGGTTCCCTCTGCCGCAGCAAGGGGTTCCTGCTCAAGCAGCGCGAAGCCAACGCCATCCGGGAGGCCCTGGACTTCCACGAAGGCAACATCAGCAAGACGGCCAAGGCCCTGGGCATCGGGCGCAACACCCTGTACGCCAAAATGGAACGCTACGACATCCAGGCCTGA
- a CDS encoding dihydrolipoamide acetyltransferase family protein, which produces MAHDVIMPKWGLTMKEGKVARWLKGEGDPVEAGEPLFEVETDKITNSVEAPASGVLAKIIVPEGDMAPIKAVLAIIAAPGEAVDSAAPAGAAQPAAESGSEAAPAAAAPSAAAPAGDGKFVPAMPAARKLAKELGVDLATVTGTGKNGAITRKDVQDQADSAFAGINASPKAIEFARKQGVDLSEITGTGEDGKITKADILRAMNPAADQPAAAPQAAKDTIVPMDGVRKLIADNMHASLQGAAQLTVFVELDVTAMVELRQQLLERNKRDKEYRLSYNDIISYAVCRALKRHPIMNSTLQEDGIHLHEHVNLGIAVSIDNGLIVPNVKEADTYGLEGLKAQVRDVAGRARKGGLNMDEISGGTFTISNVSMLGVDGFTPILNPPETGILGVGRVIEKPAVHKGEIAIRQMMTLSLTFNHMTTDGAPAMAFLRELGDMLENPGMMIV; this is translated from the coding sequence ATGGCTCATGATGTGATTATGCCCAAGTGGGGCCTGACCATGAAAGAAGGTAAGGTCGCACGCTGGCTCAAGGGCGAAGGAGATCCGGTGGAAGCCGGCGAGCCCTTGTTTGAAGTCGAGACCGACAAGATTACCAACTCGGTCGAGGCGCCCGCCAGCGGCGTCCTGGCCAAAATCATCGTCCCCGAGGGGGACATGGCCCCGATCAAGGCCGTTTTGGCCATCATCGCCGCTCCGGGCGAAGCCGTGGATTCAGCGGCTCCCGCCGGTGCGGCCCAACCAGCCGCGGAATCCGGTTCCGAGGCTGCTCCCGCAGCCGCCGCGCCTTCGGCCGCCGCTCCGGCCGGTGACGGCAAGTTCGTTCCGGCCATGCCCGCCGCCCGCAAGCTCGCCAAGGAGCTGGGCGTGGATCTGGCTACCGTGACCGGCACCGGCAAGAACGGCGCCATCACCAGAAAGGACGTTCAGGACCAGGCTGATTCCGCATTTGCCGGAATCAACGCCAGCCCCAAAGCCATCGAATTCGCCCGCAAGCAGGGCGTGGATTTGAGCGAAATCACGGGCACGGGCGAGGACGGCAAGATCACCAAGGCGGATATCCTGCGGGCCATGAATCCCGCAGCGGACCAGCCCGCCGCCGCACCCCAGGCCGCCAAGGACACCATCGTGCCCATGGACGGCGTGCGCAAGCTCATCGCGGACAACATGCACGCCAGTCTGCAGGGCGCGGCCCAGCTGACCGTGTTCGTGGAACTGGACGTCACCGCCATGGTCGAGCTGCGGCAGCAACTGCTTGAGCGCAACAAGCGCGACAAGGAGTACAGGCTGTCCTACAACGACATCATCTCCTACGCCGTGTGCCGCGCCCTCAAGCGTCACCCGATCATGAACTCCACCCTGCAGGAAGACGGCATCCACCTGCACGAGCACGTCAATCTCGGCATTGCCGTTTCCATCGACAACGGGCTCATCGTGCCCAACGTGAAGGAAGCCGACACCTACGGCCTGGAGGGCCTCAAGGCCCAGGTCCGCGACGTGGCCGGACGGGCGCGCAAGGGCGGTCTGAACATGGACGAGATCTCGGGCGGCACCTTCACCATCAGCAACGTCAGCATGCTTGGCGTGGACGGGTTCACGCCCATCCTCAATCCGCCTGAGACCGGCATCCTGGGCGTCGGACGGGTCATTGAGAAGCCCGCCGTGCACAAGGGCGAGATCGCCATCCGCCAGATGATGACCCTTTCCCTGACCTTCAACCATATGACCACGGACGGTGCTCCGGCTATGGCCTTCCTGCGCGAGCTGGGAGACATGCTGGAGAATCCGGGCATGATGATCGTCTAG
- a CDS encoding Lin0512 family protein — translation MALKRFAIELGYAADLHGEDMTKAAVRAVRDAVSRICLCGIVEICGRDQFQGVHVHADVAVPDPDGVDRDAVLACIPIGETSLTLSRGGMSVPGIEVPCFAPGVSNIVAACAALTVSIEMDPDEGANGSKKPACGCAAKAI, via the coding sequence ATGGCGCTGAAACGGTTTGCCATTGAACTCGGTTACGCCGCCGACCTGCACGGCGAGGACATGACCAAGGCCGCCGTGCGCGCGGTCCGCGACGCCGTGTCCCGCATATGCCTGTGCGGCATCGTGGAGATATGCGGCCGTGACCAGTTCCAGGGGGTGCACGTCCACGCGGACGTGGCCGTCCCCGACCCGGACGGCGTGGACCGCGACGCGGTGCTCGCCTGCATCCCCATCGGCGAGACCAGCCTGACCCTGAGCCGCGGCGGCATGAGCGTGCCCGGCATCGAGGTCCCCTGTTTCGCACCTGGGGTGAGCAACATCGTCGCAGCCTGCGCCGCTCTGACCGTCTCCATTGAGATGGACCCGGACGAAGGGGCGAACGGATCGAAAAAACCGGCCTGCGGATGCGCCGCCAAGGCCATATAA
- a CDS encoding thiamine pyrophosphate-dependent dehydrogenase E1 component subunit alpha — protein sequence MALSKKTLIHMYETMNRIRLFEQKLQEFFAAGEIPGFVHLYLGEEAVATGACSVLTDTDTITSTHRGHGHLLAKGGDLKLMMAEIFGRSTGYCKGKGGSMHIADFDLGILGANGIVGGGGPLAVGAALASKYKKTKDVTICFFGDGASNQGTTQEALNAASAWKLPLVFVNENNGYGISCPQCKSMAVVDIADRAAGYDMPGVVVDGNDVLAVHEAVTEAVKRARKGEGPSLIECKTYRWRGHFEGDACTYRCVEELEEWMAKDPIPRFEAKLVESKTLTQKEADKIKADIAKDIDDAVAFAKESPMPATSALMDDVYA from the coding sequence ATGGCTCTCAGCAAGAAGACATTGATTCACATGTATGAAACCATGAACAGGATTCGCCTGTTCGAGCAGAAACTGCAGGAATTCTTCGCAGCGGGCGAGATTCCGGGCTTCGTGCACCTCTATCTCGGTGAGGAAGCCGTGGCCACAGGGGCCTGTTCGGTGCTGACCGACACCGATACCATCACCTCCACCCACCGTGGCCACGGCCACCTCCTGGCCAAGGGCGGCGACCTGAAGCTGATGATGGCCGAGATCTTCGGCCGTTCCACCGGCTACTGCAAGGGCAAGGGCGGTTCCATGCACATCGCCGACTTCGACCTCGGCATCCTCGGCGCCAACGGCATCGTGGGCGGCGGCGGTCCTCTGGCCGTGGGCGCGGCTCTGGCCTCCAAGTACAAGAAGACCAAGGACGTGACCATCTGCTTCTTCGGCGATGGCGCCTCCAACCAGGGCACCACCCAGGAAGCCCTGAACGCAGCCTCCGCCTGGAAGCTTCCGCTGGTATTCGTCAACGAAAACAACGGCTACGGCATCTCCTGCCCGCAGTGCAAGTCCATGGCCGTGGTCGACATCGCCGACCGTGCCGCCGGTTATGACATGCCCGGCGTGGTGGTCGACGGCAACGACGTGCTGGCCGTGCACGAGGCCGTCACTGAAGCGGTCAAGCGCGCCCGCAAGGGAGAAGGCCCCTCGCTCATCGAGTGCAAGACCTACCGCTGGCGCGGCCACTTCGAGGGCGACGCCTGCACCTACCGCTGCGTCGAGGAACTGGAAGAGTGGATGGCCAAGGATCCGATCCCCCGCTTCGAGGCCAAGCTCGTTGAGAGCAAGACCCTGACCCAGAAGGAAGCGGACAAGATCAAGGCGGACATCGCCAAGGACATCGACGACGCCGTGGCCTTTGCCAAGGAAAGCCCGATGCCCGCGACCAGCGCGCTCATGGACGACGTCTACGCCTAA
- a CDS encoding alpha-ketoacid dehydrogenase subunit beta translates to MSEKTYLQALNEALKLEMERDENVFILGEDVGQFGGCFGVTQGLFDQFGEERVMDTPITESTIVGAAAGAAAAGLRPVAELMFVDFIGVAMDQLFNQAAKMRFMFGGKATVPMTLRMPQGAGIGAAAQHSQSLESWFMNIPGLKVVIPSTPRDAKGLLISAIRDDNPVVFLEHKMLYGMSGEVPDESYTIDLGKGEVKREGTDVTIVATSLMVYSALEAAERLAAEGINAEVVDPRCLQPLDKDIILNSVKKTNALVVAHEAVTFSGPGAEIAAMVAEEALDYLDAPIKRVGAPFCPVPFSPPLEQFYIPNADNIVEAVKSIR, encoded by the coding sequence ATGTCCGAAAAAACATATCTTCAGGCGCTCAATGAAGCATTGAAGCTGGAAATGGAGCGGGACGAGAACGTCTTCATCCTCGGCGAGGACGTGGGACAGTTCGGTGGTTGTTTCGGCGTGACCCAGGGGCTGTTCGACCAGTTCGGCGAAGAGCGGGTCATGGACACCCCGATCACTGAGAGCACCATCGTCGGCGCAGCCGCCGGTGCGGCCGCAGCGGGCCTGCGTCCCGTGGCCGAGTTGATGTTCGTGGACTTCATCGGCGTGGCCATGGACCAGCTGTTCAACCAGGCCGCCAAGATGCGCTTCATGTTCGGCGGCAAGGCCACTGTGCCCATGACCCTGCGCATGCCCCAGGGCGCTGGTATCGGCGCGGCCGCCCAGCACTCCCAGTCCCTGGAGTCCTGGTTCATGAACATCCCTGGCCTCAAGGTGGTCATTCCGTCCACCCCGCGTGACGCCAAGGGTCTGCTGATCAGCGCCATCCGCGATGACAACCCGGTGGTCTTTTTGGAGCACAAGATGCTCTACGGCATGTCCGGCGAAGTTCCCGATGAGAGCTACACCATCGATCTGGGCAAGGGCGAGGTAAAGCGCGAGGGCACGGACGTGACCATCGTGGCCACCTCCCTGATGGTCTACTCCGCCCTGGAAGCCGCGGAGCGGCTCGCTGCCGAGGGCATCAATGCAGAGGTCGTCGACCCGCGTTGCCTGCAGCCGCTGGACAAGGACATCATCCTCAACTCCGTAAAGAAGACCAACGCCCTGGTCGTGGCCCACGAGGCCGTGACGTTCTCCGGCCCCGGCGCCGAGATCGCGGCCATGGTCGCCGAAGAGGCGCTCGACTATCTGGACGCCCCCATCAAGCGGGTTGGCGCGCCGTTCTGCCCGGTGCCGTTCTCTCCGCCGCTGGAGCAGTTCTACATCCCGAACGCCGATAACATCGTCGAAGCGGTCAAGAGTATTCGCTAA
- a CDS encoding NAD(+)/NADH kinase — protein MSIAAILANPASGKDIRRLVAHGSVFDNQEKVRMVRRLILGLEKAGVTKILYMPDGYAIVPRALNAISPSIPVEPVEMPIRNNQTDTTIAAGIMETLGAQCLVILGGDGTSRAACKGSVAIPLLPLSTGTNNVFPIMGEATVAGLAAGLVASGRLPRQACCYRSCTFDIMIDDEVVDMALVDAAVYDDVFLGSKAVWHMDKVPQLFLTRCSASAIGLSAIGGQMRSIRPEEPLGLALRLGGGSPVKVSAAIAPGMFADVPICGISDMAPGEIFHIDTSPGLIALDGEREVEIPSGSRASIRLNTEGPLVIDVDKTMSMARAEGLFRQPSK, from the coding sequence TTGAGCATCGCAGCCATACTGGCAAATCCCGCTTCCGGAAAGGATATCCGTCGCCTGGTGGCCCACGGGTCCGTGTTCGACAACCAGGAAAAGGTGCGCATGGTCCGGCGGCTCATCCTCGGCCTGGAAAAGGCCGGGGTGACCAAAATCCTCTATATGCCGGACGGCTACGCCATAGTACCCAGGGCGCTCAACGCAATTTCCCCTTCCATCCCCGTGGAGCCGGTGGAAATGCCCATCCGCAACAACCAGACCGACACCACCATCGCGGCGGGCATCATGGAAACCCTCGGCGCACAGTGCCTCGTCATCCTCGGCGGCGACGGCACCAGTCGGGCGGCTTGCAAAGGTTCGGTAGCCATCCCGCTTCTGCCGCTCTCCACGGGGACCAACAACGTCTTCCCCATCATGGGGGAGGCTACCGTGGCCGGGCTGGCCGCAGGTCTCGTGGCCAGCGGCCGTCTTCCCCGGCAGGCGTGCTGCTACCGGTCCTGCACGTTCGACATCATGATCGACGACGAGGTCGTGGACATGGCCCTTGTGGACGCGGCGGTATATGACGACGTTTTTCTCGGGTCCAAGGCCGTGTGGCATATGGATAAGGTCCCGCAGCTGTTCTTGACCCGATGCAGTGCCAGCGCCATCGGTCTGTCGGCCATTGGCGGTCAGATGCGCTCCATCCGTCCGGAGGAACCGCTGGGGCTGGCGCTCAGGTTGGGCGGCGGCTCGCCGGTCAAGGTCTCGGCGGCCATTGCGCCGGGCATGTTCGCCGACGTGCCGATCTGCGGCATCTCGGACATGGCGCCGGGAGAAATTTTCCATATTGACACGAGCCCCGGCCTGATCGCCCTGGACGGCGAACGCGAAGTGGAGATACCGTCCGGGTCCCGCGCCTCCATACGTCTGAACACGGAAGGGCCA